The following coding sequences lie in one Gadus morhua chromosome 20, gadMor3.0, whole genome shotgun sequence genomic window:
- the LOC115533513 gene encoding transcriptional regulator ATRX-like, translating into MTGETDIDIPEKGAIFTFGKSNFADNVQSKFWLKNDHAVKIACGEEHTAVITDKGRLLMLGCNEWGQLGLGQQRAAFTPTFVKASKSERVKLVACGRDHTIICTWCGSVYVTGRNQKGQLGLGHRDDTTLFQLMPPFCDHAPIKMLSAGCSTSAALTEDGRVFVWGDNSLGQIGLGGERFALEPSELSVGPPVTWVSCGGHHSALVTANGDLYTFGESANGRLGLYPEQLTNHREPQRVLAIPEPVIQVSCGGEHTVVLAEEEVYTFGRGQYGQLGQGTFLFAADLPKVLQLFHHGGVCQVTCGQAHTAVITNNGLLYTFGDGRHGRLGLGEEDFINQFHPTLCTRFLQFSVHQVTCGGNHMLVLATTRPPDCEVVEMAKEAGVGDYHLELNYKELLLQDLDLPIFSRSARARRRGRIAAKKPHYLRLTRPNTDLPGRQSPPPSPAKIPRRHKQSATDYINTRQTEEENRCEKPKGRPLRRAVKAATVETKEQAQSKSRHLKSGKALSTELTRASSSQSLKGEASPQNLKEGVSKSKQTLIRHVAPAENQTKTDTQGPNALTVSIGDTSMREETGTLVKDVDRVAGFQNKLTRKQQQATKVNKSGEENVNSDAPINQKSASKVLVEDTQEPTILPKQEEPDASLVNVKSQPVDKMSTDDKVTSQGADWNRRTLQPQRPRSGRTFDGKDAEVNNAFRESSWNKSTPVKQKRLRHTPIEVQSRAVEFKPPQNKLSPSTPVKVQSDPVEVKPSPKDPCTPVKVPSGKLTPVKVKGKTHDDYSKKSPLRVKNKPTEHSDRPSTHQAKSIDTPGSQGTKGAEVTSVSPRQPEPTGKDLLLPGEDSIFGDTQPSLGQKVLNNAADLLPAVGVAGVAAGLLGAAVTSVSAFQSDSDTATSPPSSSRPVRAESFIKQRAVVKESLSSTHSSLRSDPNSADEPEAEGIRNQEKEDDGIVEKGTLVEHLGGSKAEERSESSPFESEGSQLKETEASGGETREETENVGEDRERVWEGEEESSREEAESDSSTEGDDGDEDAEKKREERVAAQERSDTGGSVDSEEEDGERSGAEQSREGDQSGGRSDDKGTDISPEEEEGEAKEGEPQSTRGSREPDGVGQGEEREVEGERGSESSERGEESSVSLEEGTETDSGGEAESKSKISGEEEEDTRAGDEAGSETPQGEDSAGEENEGTVAGSGAEEEEGEGQGSVEQTEEEEESSEVRAEEFNEEEEQNMSVEEEERDVDEEEADADESEEHEEEGEEEGEIGWVKGEEDHSGDEEEGVEEEEGEEDKKENDEVEEGGDDEEEEGGTVGEKEEEDGEQAEDSAGDEEGGEEEDVDQEEEAGGDEGGAEEEYEDQGEEGVGDEEEGEEEDVDQEEEGGGDEEEDVVQEEEGGGDEEEDVDQEEEGGVDEEEEEEEVDQEEEEKQTSKEEEEEIEKSLEEEEEEEEEEEEEGVTAKTIGKGLEEEEEEEEEEEGFNSKTIEKGLEEEEGEEEEEEEEEEDEEEGVNAETIEKGLEEEEVEEEKKGNPQSKGASKAKDTSAEEEEEEEEEAEAQSEEDEEEIEEEEQFWNNVLPKYLDLQ; encoded by the exons ATGACAGGGGAGACCGATATCGACATTCCCG AAAAAGGAGCCATCTTCACTTTTGGAAAGAGCAATTTTGCTGATAATGTTCAAAGTAAATTCTGGCTGAAAAACGACCATGCTGTGAAAATAGCTTGTGGGGAAGAACACACTGCTGTCATCACAG ATAAAGGAAGACTGTTAATGTTGGGTTGTAATGAGTGGGGCCAACTCGGACTGGGACAGCAGAGAGCTGCTTTCACACCTACCTTTGTTAAAG cTTCCAAGTCCGAGAGGGTGAAGCTTGTAGCGTGTGGAAGGGATCACACCATCATCTGTACCT GGTGTGGGAGTGTGTACGTCACAGGACGCAACCAGAAGGGCCAACTGGGCCTGGGTCACCGTGACGACACCACACTCTTTCAGCTGATGCCGCCGTTCTGTGACCACGCACCTATCAAGATGCTTTCTGCAGGCTGTAGCACCTCTGCCGCCTTGACAG AGGACGgtagggtgtttgtgtggggggacAACTCACTGGGCCAAATTGGTTTGGGGGGGGAGCGCTTCGCCCTGGAGCCCAGTGAACTCTCTGTGGGGCCACCGGTGACATGGGTGTCCTGTGGCGGCCACCACTCTGCCTTAGTCACAG CCAATGGAGATCTGTACACATTCGGTGAGAGTGCCAACGGAAGACTGGGTCTTTACCCGGagcaactgaccaatcacagagagCCACAGCGGGTGCTGGCCATTCCAGAGCCGGTCATTCAGGTGTCCTGCGGAGGAGAACACACCGTGGTCCTTGCTG aggaggaggtgtacaCGTTTGGCCGAGGTCAGTACGGCCAGCTGGGCCAGGGAACCTTCCTGTTTGCCGCGGATTTGCCCAAAGTGCTGCAGCTCTTCCACCACGGCGGCGTCTGCCAGGTCACATGTGGACAGGCCCACACGGCTGTCATCACCA ACAATGGGCTGCTTTACACGTTCGGCGATGGTCGCCATGGGCGACTGGGGTTAGGGGAGGAAGACTTCATTAACCAGTTCCATCCCACTCTCTGCACGCGCTTCCTTCAGTTCAGCGTTCACCAA GTGACCTGCGGTGGTAATCACATGCTGGTGCTTGCGACAACTAGACCTCCAGATTGTGAGGTAGTGGAGATGGCCAAGGAGGCTGGCGTTGGTGATTATCACTTGGAGCTGAATTACAAGGAATTACTCCTGCAGGATCTTGATCTTCCTATCTTCTCTCGCTCGGCCCGTGCTCGTCGCAGAGGCAGG ATTGCAGCCAAGAAGCCACATTATCTTAGATTAACGCGACCCAACACCGACCTTCCTGGCAGGCAGAGCCCGCCGCCCAGCCCGGCCAAGATCCCCCGCCGCCACAAACAATCAGCGACAGACTACATCAACACCCGCCAAACGGAGGAAGAGAACCGCTGT GAAAAGCCGAAGGGGAGACCCCTGAGGAGAGCTGTAAAAGCAGCAACAGTCGAGACGAAGGAACAAGCTCAGTCGAAGAGCAGACATCTGAAATCCGGCAAGGCCTTATCCACAGAGCTCACGCGAGCGTCCAGCTCTCAATCTCTAAAGGGGGAGGCCTCACCGCAGAACCTCAAGGAGGGGGTCTCTAAGAGCAAGCAGACGCTGATCAGACACGTTGCACCTGccgaaaaccaaaccaaaaccgACACACAAGGTCCAAATGCGCTGACTGTTTCTATAGGAGATACTTCCATGCGAGAAGAAACCGGGACCCTAGTTAAAGACGTTGACAGAGTAGCAGGTTTCCAAAATAAGTTGACAAGAAAGCAGCAACAAGCGACCAAAGTAAACAAAAGTGGCGAGGAAAATGTAAATTCTGATGCTCCCATTAATCAAAAGTCTGCCAGCAAAGTCCTGGTTGAAGATACGCAAGAGCCAACAATCTTGCCCAAACAGGAAGAACCAGACGCATCTCTGGTCAATGTGAAAAGTCAACCTGTTGACAAAATGTCCACCGATGATAAGGTCACAAGCCAAGGAGCCGATTGGAATAGGAGAACTCTCCAACCTCAAAGGCCAAGGTCTGGTAGAACTTTTGATGGTAAAGATGCAGAAGTCAATAATGCATTCAGGGAATCTTCCTGGAATAAATCAACTCCAGTCAAACAGAAGAGACTGAGGCATACACCTATCGAGGTTCAAAGCAGAGCCGTAGAGTTTAAACCTCCCCAAAACAAGCTCTCACCTTCGACACCTGTCAAAGTTCAGAGCGACCCTGTAGAGGTAAAACCTTCCCCGAAAGACCCATGCACACCTGTTAAAGTTCCAAGTGGGAAACTCACCCCTGTGAAGGTCAAAGGCAAGACCCATGACGATTATTCAAAGAAGTCTCCACTGAGGGTAAAAAACAAACCTACTGAACATTCTGACAGACCTTCTACACATCAGGCTAAATCAATAGACACCCCAGGCTCACAAGGCACCAAGGGAGCAGAGGTTACATCAGTTTCCCCTCGGCAGCCTGAACCCACCGGGAAGGATCTCCTACTTCCTGGGGAAGATAGTATTTTTGGCGATACTCAACCGAGTTTGGGGCAAAAGGTTCTGAATAATGCAGCTGATCTTCTTCCAGCAGTGGGCGTGGCAGGCGTGGCAGCGGGCCTCCTGGGAGCAGCTGTAACCAGCGTGAGCGCTTTCCAATCGGACAGCGACACCGCCACCTCTCCGCCTTCCAGCAGCAGACCCGTTCGAGCGGAGAGCTTCATAAAGCAAAGGGCCGTCGTCAAAGAGTCCCTTTCCTCCACACATTCGTCTTTGAGATCTGATCCAAACTCAGCCGACGAACCGGAGGCCGAGGGAATCAGAAACCAGGAAAAGGAAGATGATGGGATTGTCGAAAAGGGTACATTAGTTGAACATCTAGGCGGTTCCAAGGCggaagagaggagcgagagCAGCCCTTTTGAGTCAGAGGGTTCCCAACTCAAAGAAACAGAGGCTTCAGGTGGAGAGACGAGGGAAGAAACGGAGAACGTGGGGGAAGACCGTGAACGtgtctgggagggggaggaggagagttcaAGGGAAGAAGCAGAGAGCGACAGCAGCACAGAGGGAGACGATGGTGACGAAGACGCCGAgaagaaaagggaggagagggttgcGGCGCAGGAGAGGAGCGATACCGGGGGCAGTGTTGacagtgaggaagaggatggtgaGAGAAGTGGGGCGGAACAAAGCCGGGAAGGCGATCAGAGTGGTGGCAGGAGCGACGACAAAGGTACAGACATCAGCcccgaagaggaggagggagaggcgaAGGAGGGAGAACCACAAAGTACAAGAGGCAGCCGGGAGCCGGATGGAGTGGGGCAGGGAGAGGAGCGGGAggtggaaggggagaggggatcaGAGTCGAGTGAGCGAGGGGAAGAAAGCAGTGTGAGTTTAGAAGAGGGAACTGAAACGGACTCAGGGGGCGAGGCAGAAAGCAAGAGTAAAATctcaggggaggaagaggaagacacaAGAGCAGGTGATGAAGCTGGGTCTGAGACACCTCAGGGTGAAGACAGTGCAGGGGAGGAGAATGAAGGGACGGTGGCAGGGAGTggagctgaggaagaggaaggagaaggtcaggggtcagtggaacagacggaggaggaggaggagagcagtgaAGTCAGAGCAGAGGAAttcaacgaggaggaggaacagaacatgagtgttgaggaggaggagcgagatgTGGATGAAGAGGAGGCAGATGCTGACGAGAGCGAGGAGCATGAAGAGGAgggtgaagaagaaggagagattGGATGGGTGAAGGGTGAAGAAGATCATagtggagatgaggaggagggggttgaggaagaagagggagaagaggataAAAAGGAGAATGATGAGGTAGAAGAAGGTGgagatgatgaggaagaggaaggtggaACGGTGGgtgaaaaggaggaggaagacggagAGCAGGCTGAAGATAGTGCTGGTGATGAAGAAGGgggtgaagaggaggatgtaGATCAGGAAGAAGAGGCCGGCGGTGATGAAGGTGGTGCTGAAGAGGAGTATGAAGATCAGGGGGAAGAGGGTgttggtgatgaagaggagggtgaagaggaggatgtagatcaggaggaagagggtggtggtgatgaagaggaggatgtaGTTCAGGAagaagagggtggtggtgatgaagaggaggatgtaGATCAGGAAGAAGAGGGTGGtgttgatgaagaggaggag gaggaggaggtagatcaggaggaagagg aaaagcagacgagtaaagaagaagaagaggaa atagaaaaaagcttagaggaggaggaagaggaggaagaagaagaagaggaggaaggggtaaCTGCTAAAACAATAGGAAAAggtttggaggaggaggaggaagaagaggaggaggaagaagggttCAATTCTAAAACAATAGAAAAGGgtttagaggaggaggagggagaggaggaggaagaagaagaagaagaagaagatgaggaggaaggggtAAATGCTGAAACAATAGAAAAAggtttggaggaggaggaggtagaggaggagaagaagggtaACCCGCAGAGTAAGGGAGCCTCCAAAGCGAAGGACACTTccgcagaggaggaagaggaggaggaggaagaagctgAAGCACAAAGTGAAGAGGACGAAGAGGAAATTGAAGAAGAG GAGCAGTTCTGGAACAACGTTCTGCCTAAGTACCTGGACCTGCAGTGA
- the otc gene encoding ornithine carbamoyltransferase, mitochondrial, with translation MSFKMAKVLVISPSICKSLKHVQTIHARGLSVGAACLGSVNLKGRSLLTLKDFNSDEIKRLLWVSGDLKHRIKKENQYLPLLQGKSIAMIFEKRSTRTRMSTETGFALLGGHPCFLTSQDIHLGVNESSTDTARVLSGLCDIVLARVYSHSTLEELEKEATIPIINGLCDLYHPIQILADFLTLQEHYGKLDGLTVSWIGDGNNVLHSFMMTAAKLGVHLRIATPKGYGPEASVVQEAQRLSKLHGTQLVMTSDPMEAAKGSDVLVTDTWVSMGQEEEKKKRLKDFHGYQISNKTGSMANPDWTFLHCLPRKQEEVDDEVFYSPRSLVFPEAENRKWTIMGLMVSLLVDYTPQTKMPRF, from the exons ATGAGTTTTAAAATGGCTAAAGTTTTAGTTATAAGCCCTTCCATTTGCAAAAGTTTGAAACATGTTCAAACAATCCACGCGAGGGGACTTAG TGTTGGCGCAGCGTGCTTGGGTTCAGTGAATCTAAAGGGGCGCAGTTTGCTCACACTGAAAGATTTTAATTCAGATGAAATCAAGAGACTTCTGTGGGTGTCGGGGGATTTGAAACACAGGATCAAAAAGGAAAACCAG TACCTTCCTCTTCTACAAGGGAAATCAATTGCCATGATATTTGAGAAGAGGAGCACCCGAACCAGAATGTCCACTGAAACAG GTTTTGCTCTTCTGGGAGGTCACCCGTGTTTCCTCACCTCCCAAGACATCCATCTTGGTGTCAACGAGAGCTCTACAGACACTGCAAG GGTCCTCTCTGGGCTGTGTGACATCGTGCTGGCCAGAGTGTACAGCCACTCTACATTGGAAGAGCTGGAGAAAGAAGCTACCATACCCATCATTAACGGCCTGTGTGATCTTTACCACCCGATCCAGATCCTGGCTGACTTTCTGACCTTGCAG GAGCATTATGGGAAACTGGACGGTCTGACGGTGAGCTGGATCGGAGATGGAAACAACGTGCTCCATTCCTTCATGATGACCGCGGCCAAACTCGGCGTCCATCTTAGGATCGCCACCCCCAAG GGTTATGGGCCAGAAGCCAGCGTGGTTCAGGAGGCACAACGACTCTCCAAATTG CACGGCACCCAGTTAGTTATGACCTCTGACCCGATGGAGGCAGCAAAAGGCAGCGATGTTCTGGTCACTGACACCTGGGTCAGCATGggacaggaagaggagaagaagaagaggctaAAAGACTTCCATGGCTACCAGATCTCCAATAAG ACAGGAAGTATGGCCAATCCAGACTGGACCTTCCTGCACTGTCTCCCTCGTAAACAAGAGGAGGTGGATGACGAGGTGTTCTACTCCCCCCGCTCCCTGGTCTTCCCTGAGGCCGAGAACAGGAAGTGGACCATCATG